A section of the Delphinus delphis chromosome 1, mDelDel1.2, whole genome shotgun sequence genome encodes:
- the PLOD1 gene encoding procollagen-lysine,2-oxoglutarate 5-dioxygenase 1 yields the protein MRLQLLLAPLGWLLLVETKGDAKPEDNLLVLTVATKETEGFRRFKRSAQFFNYKIQALGLGEDWHGEKEMSAGGGLKVRLLKKALEKHADKENLVILFTDSYDVVFASGPRELLKKFRQARSQVVFSAEELIYPDRRLEAKYPVVSDGKRFLGSGGFIGYAPNLSKLVAEWEGQDSDSDQLFYTKIFLDPEKREGINITLDHRCRIFQNLDGALDEVVLKFEMGQVRARNLAYDTLPVLIHGNGPTKLQLNYLGNYIPRFWTFETGCAVCDEGLRSLKGIGDEALPMVLVGVFIEQPTPFLSLFFQRLLRLHYPRKRLRLFIHSHEQQHKTQVEQFLAEHGSEYLSVKLLGPEVRVANADARNMGVDLCRQDRGCTYYFSIDADVALTEPKTLQLLIEQNKNVIAPLMTRHGRLWSNFWGALSADGYYARSEDYVDIVQGRRVGVWNVPYISNIYLIKGSALRAELQEMDLFHHSKLDPDMAFCANIRQQDVFLFLTNRHAFGHLLSLDSYQTTHLHNDLWEVFSNPEDWKEKYIHENYTKALAGKMVEMPCPDVYWFPIFTETACDELVGEMEHYGQWSLGDNKDNRIQGGYENVPTIDIHMNQINFEREWHKFLVEYIAPMTEKLYPGYYTRAQFDLAFVVRYKPDEQPSLMPHHDASTFTINIALNRAGVDYEGGGCRFLRYNCSVRAPRKGWTLMHPGRLTHYHEGLPTTKGTRYIAVSFVDP from the exons ACAACCTTTTGGTCCTCACGGTGGCCACAAAGGAGACCGAGGGGTTCCGACGCTTCAAGCGCTCAGCTCAGTTCTTCAACTACAAGATCCAG gcgctggggctgggggaggactgGCATGGGGAGAAGGAGATGTCGGCAGGTGGAGGGCTGAAGGTTCGACTACTGAAGAAAGCCCTGGAGAAGCACGCAGACAAGGAGAACCTGGTCATTCTCTTCACAGACAG CTACGACGTGGTGTTTGCCTCGGGGCCCCGAGAGCTCCTGAAGAAGTTCCGGCAGGCCAGGAGCCAGGTGGTCTTCTCTGCCGAGGAGCTCATCTACCCGGACCGCAGGCTGGAGGCCAAGTACCCGGTGGTATCTGACGGCAAGAGGTTCCTGGGCTCTGGAG gcttcaTCGGTTATGCCCCCAACCTCAGCAAACTGGTGGCCGAGTGGGAGGGTCAGGACAGTGACAGTGACCAGCTCTTTTACACCAAGATCTTCTTGGACCCGGAGAAGAGG GAGGGGATCAACATCACCCTGGACCACCGTTGCCGTATCTTCCAGAATCTGGATGGAGCCTTGG ATGAGGTGGTGCTCAAGTTTGAAATGGGCCAAGTGAGAGCAAGGAACCTGGCTTACGACACCCTCCCAGTCCTGATTCATGGCAATGGGCCTACCAAG CTGCAGCTGAACTACCTGGGCAACTACATCCCACGCTTCTGGACCTTTGAGACGGGATGTGCTGTGTGTGATGAGGGCCTGCGCAGCCTCAAGGGCATCGGG GATGAAGCTCTGCCCATGGTCCTGGTTGGCGTGTTCATCGAACAGCCCACGCCGTTCCTGTCCCTGTTCTTCCAGCGTCTCCTGCGCCTCCACTACCCCCGGAAACGGCTGCGGCTTTTCATTCACAGCCAT gaGCAGCAACATAAGACTCAGGTGGAGCAGTTCCTGGCAGAGCATGGCAGCGAGTACCTGTCTGTGAAACTGCTGGGCCCCGAGGTGCGGGTGGCGAACGCGGACGCCAGGAACATGGGCGT GGACTTGTGCCGGCAGGACCGTGGCTGCACCTACTACTTCAGCATAGATGCCGATGTGGCCCTGACCGAGCCCAAAACCCTGCAGCTGCTAATCGAACAGAACAA GAATGTCATCGCCCCGTTGATGACCCGCCACGGGAGGCTGTGGTCGAACTTCTGGGGGGCACTGAGTGCAGATGGCTACTACGCCCGCTCCGAGGACTACGTGGACATTGTGCAGGGACGGCGTGT cGGCGTCTGGAACGTGCCCTACATCTCAAACATCTACCTGATCAAGGGCAGTGCCCTGCGGGCTGAGCTGCAGGAGATGGACCTATTCCACCACAGCAAGCTGGACCCGGACATGGCCTTCTGTGCCAATATCCGGCAGCAG GATGTGTTCCTGTTCCTGACCAACCGGCACGCCTTCGGCCACCTGCTGTCCCTGGACAGCTACCAAACCACCCACCTCCATAACGACCTCTGGGAGGTGTTCAGCAACCCCGAG GACTGGAAGGAGAAGTACATCCACGAGAACTACACCAAGGCCCTGGCAGGGAAGATGGTGGAGATG CCTTGCCCAGACGTCTACTGGTTCCCCATCTTCACGGAGACGGCCTGTGATGAGCTGGTGGGAGAAATGGAGCACTATGGCCAGTGGTCTCTGGGAGATAACAAG GACAACCGCATCCAGGGTGGCTACGAAAACGTGCCGACCATAGACATCCACATGAACCAGATCAACTTTGAGCGGGAGTGGCACAAGTTCCTGGTGGAGTACATCGCCCCCATGACGGAGAAACTCTACCCAGGCTACTACACCAGG GCCCAGTTCGACCTGGCCTTTGTTGTCCGCTACAAGCCTGATGAGCAGCCCTCCCTGATGCCACACCATGACGCTTCCACCTTTACCATTAACATTGCCCTGAACCGGGCTGGGGTGGATTACGAG GGCGGAGGCTGTCGGTTTCTGCGCTACAACTGCTCCGTCCGAGCCCCACGGAAGGGCTGGACTCTCATGCACCCCGGGCGACTCACGCACTACCACGAGGGGCTCCCCACCACCAAAGGCACCCGCTACATCGCAGTCTCCTTCGTCGATCCCTAA